The genomic stretch CTCCCCGGGCCCCCGAACCGCCTGTGGAGAATACATCAACAACAGCTGAATAAAGCTGTAAAGTACTGCCAGTAATTACGATCCTATTTAAGGTCTGACTAAATATAGTTTCAATTTCCACTACTTTTTCTGTTAATTTATTGCTTTATTGAAGGACTTTGTACCTGTTGGACAAATATTTACCTCCACACGCTTGGCTGATTTCATCCAGGCTCTTGCTGTCCTGCATTCCCCGGACGTTGCGTACCCAGACCTGGGCCATGACGTGGGGAGGACAGGGGGCATCATCtgagggcaggagaggaggtggaggagaggaggaggatgcagtGCTGGGACCAGGGGCTGAGGAGGAGTAGTGTCTTGAAGACTAAACAGTAGGTGAGGAGGTGAAGGAAGAATAgagcagagcaggaagtgaagaaGATAAGTTAAATCACTGCTTATTTAATCGAATCATTATGAAACCAGCCAGAGAGCTACACAGAGAGCTAATAATGTTTATAATCTCTCCCTTCTCTGTGATGAAGTCTCAGCAGAGAGTTGGGGTTAAGAGCAAGTCCTGGCGACTCTacaacatttaatttcactgtGTGCAGTTCAGATTGTGCTCAATACATCTGTTGACTATTTCCCTCGGTCATTCCCATGATGCCCTGCACTCTCTCTGGTACACATAATCtaataaagctgaaaataatCCTACAGTCcactcacctccacctctgctctccctcctgcacGCTGATGAATCcactttttttcattcttctcatcttcctcctcgtcctgtttctccttctctccatcctcctcctcctcctcctcctcctcatcttcctcctcttcctcctggctGTCAGTGCCCCCATCTACAGTCTCTGCCTCCGTTGGCTGTCTGTATGTGGTAGTAGGGCCTCCTCGCTCAGATGAGTCTTTGGAGTGTGCTTGCTGTGCAGAGTCCTGCAGCAGAGCTGCTCCAGGAGGCTCGAGAGCCTCAGGAATGTCTGTGTCTTTGGAGGATGATTCTGAGTCTCCTGTGCATGTggcagcagggagggagggttCTGTCACATGAGAGGTGTGTGATGATGATATATTAGATGTTCTCTCATTATTGTACGTCTTTGTCTCCAAGTAACCTTCGCCATCGTAAACTCTGTTTTCCACATCTACGTGGTTCTCCGAGTGTCCAAGGGCTCCATCCT from Pagrus major chromosome 7, Pma_NU_1.0 encodes the following:
- the borcs6 gene encoding BLOC-1-related complex subunit 6 isoform X2; translated protein: MSLSPVIGTEVPETANGVVTPIPLENGPHVPVSVKCEGSRVPCPGEASEDGALGHSENHVDVENRVYDGEGYLETKTYNNERTSNISSSHTSHVTEPSLPAATCTGDSESSSKDTDIPEALEPPGAALLQDSAQQAHSKDSSERGGPTTTYRQPTEAETVDGGTDSQEEEEEDEEEEEEEEDGEKEKQDEEEDEKNEKKWIHQRAGGRAEVESSRHYSSSAPGPSTASSSSPPPPLLPSDDAPCPPHVMAQVWVRNVRGMQDSKSLDEISQACGGGSGARGGGRSGQSEGRRATISSALELEGTVSHEGDLTNFITKNLEQKIKMSSKPSLDCSDSDCSGPIYRSRGLSRRPADIPPIDPAVLLDLQRHTQEVAHSVEMMMRSLNGTIQNMTALSVGYIQTYRDSVDSLGESVDMSIKGMYTLMARCEELDRSMQPIHTLAAQIRDIKRTLDALEAICK